From Magnolia sinica isolate HGM2019 chromosome 13, MsV1, whole genome shotgun sequence, one genomic window encodes:
- the LOC131223658 gene encoding disease resistance protein RPS5-like, with protein sequence MDFISSVIEIVSCLWGPTTPRKCYIINLREDIDSLKNAMGELKSIRNDMKRKVDVAEQQLLKCTDHMQWWLQRVDATEGEVNEMEEAFQQMMRCFGNCHPNCWSAYKLGKRVAKKLTDVADLITKGKDGSLDVVAETPLPNPVIEQPSTSALGMESTLNEALCSLREDKTRVIGIYGMGGVGKTTLLEEINNEYLKRTGDFHVVIWVVVSKELNLRKIQRDIGKWLGLNWPENESNDTWAQDIYSALREKKFLLLLDDIWQRLDLKVVGIPHPSSQNKSKVVFTTRDEKVCSDMEADKKIKIKCLAWKEAWDLFRGKVGEDAMNSHREIPVLAELVAKECDGLPLALITIGRAMASKKTPEEWKHAITALRMSLSDISGVEDELLFRLKFSYDNLCDDVTKSCFLYCSLFPEDYSINKESIIDYWIGEGFLDGWDDDLDEAHNKGYDLIGTLQLACLLESGSDEKTEVKMHDVVRDLALWISSECGKKKNKFLVKAGVGLREAPPVERWMEADRISLMENTIEEITETPSCPNLLTLILQNNKGLAKIANEFFQFMPNLRVLDLSNNQIKEIPPEIGNLVELKYLNLSNTRITNLPEEMGCLVKLKHLDLEQCADLVRIRSEAISRLSRLKVLKMLNSFRYWEVREGSGWFSLTEMEGLKYLSHLEITIKTVSALKRFLDSHKLPKVTRALTVQGCKGMKTSSFSAMGRLRSLKILYCKEMEEIMIGSDVKKEDYHSLSSLEQLILSRLVNLNIIRVGGCIQNLRNIIIRDCNKLKNVTWILQLQNLEEIKIWDSKGLEEVIGTSGVGIPMGEACLRWFKSLALDNLPELISICNLALAFPSLEKLEVHHCPKLKELPPGLQSADNHLKEIRGAKQWWDGLEWEEAGIKSNLLPFFKETRF encoded by the coding sequence ATGGATTTCATCAGCTCAGTCATTGAGATTGTTTCTTGCTTGTGGGGTCCCACCACTCCACGCAAATGTTACATCATCAACCTCCGAGAAGACATCGACTCCCTGAAGAATGCCATGGGCGAATTGAAATCCATAAGGAATGACATGAAGAGAAAGGTTGATGTTGCCGAACAGCAGCTTCTTAAATGCACGGACCATATGCAATGGTGGCTACAAAGAGTAGACGCCACCGAAGGTGAAGTGAATGAGATGGAAGAAGCCTTTCAGCAGATGATGAGGTGTTTTGGGAATTGCCATCCGAATTGTTGGTCGGCCTACAAGCTGGGCAAGAGGGTGGCGAAGAAGCTGACAGATGTAGCTGATTTAATcactaaaggaaaagatggttCCCTGGATGTAGTGGCAGAGACGCCGCTTCCCAACCCTGTTATAGAGCAGCCTAGCACATCAGCTCTGGGGATGGAGTCTACCTTGAATGAAGCTCTATGTTCTCTTAGAGAAGACAAAACGAGAGTTATTGGAATATATGGAATGGGAGGAGTCGGCAAGACGACTCTCCTGGAAGAGATCAACAACGAATATTTAAAAAGAACAGGTGATTTTCATGTCGTGATTTGGGTGGTCGTGTCTAAAGAATTAAATTTGCGAAAGATTCAGAGGGATATTGGCAAGTGGTTGGGTTTGAATTGGCCAGAGAATGAAAGCAATGACACATGGGCTCAAGATATTTATAGTGCCTTGAGGGAAAAGAAATTCTTGCTATTACTGGATGATATATGGCAGCGGCTGGATCTGAAGGTGGTTGGAATTCCTCATCCAAGCAGCCAAAACAAGAgcaaggttgttttcaccacacgAGATGAGAAAGTTTGTAGCGACATGGAAGCTGAcaagaagatcaaaatcaaatgccTTGCGTGGaaggaagcatgggatctatttcGAGGGAAGGTTGGTGAAGATGCCATGAATTCTCATCGAGAGATTCCAGTCCTTGCTGAGCTTGTTGCAAAAGAGTGTGATGGTCTACCCCTTGCGCTTATCACAATTGGGCGGGCCATGGCGAGCAAGAAGACACCAGAGGAGTGGAAGCATGCAATAACAGCTCTGAGAATGTCACTATCTGATATATCAGGTGTGGAAGATGAACTCCTTTTCCGTCTAAAATTCAGTTATGATAATCTTTGTGACGACGTGACCAAATCTTGCTTCCTTTACTGTTCGCTGTTTCCGGAGGACTACTCCATTAACAAAGAAAGCATTATAGATTACTGGATTGGGGAAGGATTCTTAGATGGGTGGGATGATGATCTTGATGAAGCTCATAACAAGGGCTATGATCTCATTGGAACACTACAGTTAGCATGCTTGTTGGAGAGTGGTTCTGATGAGAAAACAGAGGTGAAGATGCATGATGTGGTACGCGACCTGGCTTTATGGATATCTTCTGAATgtgggaagaagaaaaacaagtttcTGGTGAAAGCAGGAGTTGGATTGAGGGAAGCACCACCTGTTGAGAGGTGGATGGAGGCAGACAGGATATCTCTAATGGAAAACACAATCGAAGAAATAACAGAGACACCTAGCTGCCCTAACCTCTTAACCTTGATACTCCAAAACAATAAGGGTTTGGCAAAGATCGCCAATGAATTTTTTCAATTCATGCCTAATCTAAGAGTGTTGGATttgtcaaataatcaaataaaagaaatcccACCTGAGATAGGTAACTTGGTTGAGTTGAAATATCTCAATCTTTCTAATACACGGATCACAAATTTGCCTGAAGAGATGGGTTGTCTCGTGAAGCTGAAGCATCTGGATTTGGAGCAGTGTGCTGATCTTGTCAGAATCCGCAGTGAGGCAATATCAAGACTTTCTAGGTTGAAAGTGCTGAAGATGTTGAATAGCTTCCGTTATTGGGAAGTAAGAGAAGGGAGTGGTTGGTTTTCTTTAACAGAGATGGAAGGCTTGAAATACTTGAGCCATCTTGAAATCACCATAAAAACTGTATCTGCTCTTAAAAGGTTCCTTGATTCTCACAAGCTTCCGAAGGTGACGCGGGCTCTAACCGTACAAGGCTGCAAAGGAATGAAAACCTCGAGCTTCAGTGCGATGGGGAGACTTAGAAGTCTTAAAATTCTGTATTGCAAAGAGATGGAAGAGATTATGATTGGTTCAGATGTTAAGAAAGAAGATTATCATTCTCTTTCAAGCTTAGAGCAGCTCATTCTTTCGCGACTCGTTAACTTGAATATAATTCGAGTTGGGGGATGCATCCAAAACCTTCGCAACATAATTATTCGTGATTGcaacaagttgaagaatgttACATGGATTCTACAACTTCAAAATCTTGAAGAAATCAAGATATGGGACAGCAAAGGACTAGAAGAAGTAATAGGTACAAGTGGCGTTGGGATTCCTATGGGGGAGGCATGTCTAAGATGGTTCAAAAGTCTGGCTCTTGATAACCTACCTGAATTAATAAGCATTTGTAATCTTGCATTGGCTTTCCCTTCCTTGGAGAAGTTGGAGGTGCATCATTGCCCAAAGCTAAAGGAGCTCCCACCTGGTCTCCAAAGCGCGGATAATCATCTAAAGGAGATCCGAGGTGCGAAACAATGGTGGGATGGTTTGGAGTGGGAAGAAgctggaatcaagtctaatttgcTTCCTTTTTTCAAAGAGACaagattttga